One window from the genome of Hippocampus zosterae strain Florida chromosome 7, ASM2543408v3, whole genome shotgun sequence encodes:
- the tekt3 gene encoding tektin-3 isoform X1 — translation MTWALRIPQCIMHVPSPCGGLELILQVSDTEKGKLQVLSLKGRFLGMEMTESYVRPKTAHFLPAISTMASSYRNTQPASHNTNQLRNSSYDKNDGTIPTLQQGIPDLLRTVTMSYPADRSTLSTRYTPDDWFKSNQGNYRQSEASRHSAERLRRDTMRLIQDKEQLTRRMQENTSKDIGERLNDIAFWRSELSHEVDNVAGETVALAEVKRRLERALAETERPLQVSQECMYHRDKRMAIDLVHDDVEKDLIKEVEVIKSCQTRMKQHLERATAQLALNRAAQHELERDLSDKVTAQRIDGRCHHLRNTSDGIGFFRGIERLDPSVSLPESWSKFTDNNVLRSQGQRAASRSRKLRDEIEALLNGTSSEMWSQFNNVNVSFTSRVAQTADARNSLQAHLAKTQQEIFQTEMLIESLKKALRDKDNPLKVAQTRLEERTRRPNVELCRDNPHHRLVEEIREIEDTIRKLQERLLDAESSLQSLLRTKVTLEHDLSIKANSLFLDQEKCMSIRKTFPSVPRLTGYT, via the exons ATGACTTGGGCACTTCGAATACCTCAATGTATTATGCATGTGCCATCACCTTGCGGAGGACTTGAGCTCATTTTGCAGGTGAGTGACACGGAGAAAGGGAAGCTCCAAGTCCTGTCGCTAAAAGGAAGATTTTTAGGCATGGAGATGACAGAGTCATACGTTCGACCCAAGACGGCCCACTTCCTGCCCGCCATCTCCACCATGGCGTCCAGCTACCGAAACACGCAGCCTGCAAGCCACAACACCAACCAGTTGAGAAACAGCAGCTACGACAAGAACGATGGCACCATCCCCACTTTACAACAAGGCATTCCGGATCTCCTCCGCACAGTCACCATGTCCTACCCAGCTGACCGGAGCACACTGAGCACCCGTTACACACCCGACGATTGGTTCAAGTCCAACCAGGGCAACTACCGCCAGTCTGAGGCGTCTCGCCACAGCGCAGAGCGGCTGCGGCGTGACACCATGCGCCTGATCCAGGACAAGGAGCAGCTGACGCGACGCATGCAAGAGAACACCAGCAAGGACATCGGCGAGCGCCTCAACGACATCGCCTTCTGGCGCTCGGAGCTGAGCCATGAGGTGGACAACGTGGCGGGAGAGACCGTGGCGTTGGCCGAGGTCAAGCGGCGGCTGGAGAGGGCCTTGGCTGAGACCGAGCGGCCCCTTCAG GTGTCACAGGAATGTATGTACCACCGCGACAAGCGCATGGCCATCGACCTGGTCCACGACGACGTCGAGAAAGACCTGATTAAG gaagtggaggtCATAAAGTCCTGTCAGACAAGGATGAAGCAACATCTGGAGAGAGCCACGGCCCAGCTAGC GTTGAACCGCGCGGCGCAGCACGAGCTGGAACGAGACCTGAGCGACAAAGTGACGGCGCAGAGGATAGACGGCCGCTGCCATCACCTGAGGAACACGTCAGACGGCATCGGCTTCTTCCGCGGCATTGAACGACTCGACCCCTC GGTCTCACTGCCTGAGTCGTGGTCCAAGTTCACCGACAACAACGTGCTGCGCTCGCAGGGCCAGCGCGCCGCCTCCCGCTCCCGCAAACTGCGCGACGAGATCGAGGCGCTGCTCAACGGCACCTCCAGCGAAATGTGGAGCCAGTTCAACAACGTCAACGTGTCCTTCACCAGCCGCGTGGCACAGACGGCCGACGCCCGCAACAGCCTACAGGCGCACCTCGCCAAG ACCCAGCAAGAGATTTTCCAGACGGAGATGCTCATCGAGTCCCTGAAGAAAGCTCTGCGGGACAAAGACAACCCACTCAAGGTGGCCCAGACCAGATTGGAGGAGCGCACCCGCCGGCCCAATGTGGAGCTCTGCAGGGATAACCCGCATCACAG GCTAGTGGAGGAGATTCGGGAGATCGAAGACACCATCCGCAAGCTGCAGGAGAGGTTGCTAGACGCCGAGAGCAGCCTGCAGTCTCTGCTGAGGACTAAAGTGACGCTGGAGCACGACCTCTCCATCAAGGCCAACTCGCTTTTCCTGGACCAGGAGAAATGCATGAGCATACGCAAGACCTTCCCCAGCGTACCGCGACTCACCGGATACACTTGA
- the tekt3 gene encoding tektin-3 isoform X2 yields MEMTESYVRPKTAHFLPAISTMASSYRNTQPASHNTNQLRNSSYDKNDGTIPTLQQGIPDLLRTVTMSYPADRSTLSTRYTPDDWFKSNQGNYRQSEASRHSAERLRRDTMRLIQDKEQLTRRMQENTSKDIGERLNDIAFWRSELSHEVDNVAGETVALAEVKRRLERALAETERPLQVSQECMYHRDKRMAIDLVHDDVEKDLIKEVEVIKSCQTRMKQHLERATAQLALNRAAQHELERDLSDKVTAQRIDGRCHHLRNTSDGIGFFRGIERLDPSVSLPESWSKFTDNNVLRSQGQRAASRSRKLRDEIEALLNGTSSEMWSQFNNVNVSFTSRVAQTADARNSLQAHLAKTQQEIFQTEMLIESLKKALRDKDNPLKVAQTRLEERTRRPNVELCRDNPHHRLVEEIREIEDTIRKLQERLLDAESSLQSLLRTKVTLEHDLSIKANSLFLDQEKCMSIRKTFPSVPRLTGYT; encoded by the exons ATGGAGATGACAGAGTCATACGTTCGACCCAAGACGGCCCACTTCCTGCCCGCCATCTCCACCATGGCGTCCAGCTACCGAAACACGCAGCCTGCAAGCCACAACACCAACCAGTTGAGAAACAGCAGCTACGACAAGAACGATGGCACCATCCCCACTTTACAACAAGGCATTCCGGATCTCCTCCGCACAGTCACCATGTCCTACCCAGCTGACCGGAGCACACTGAGCACCCGTTACACACCCGACGATTGGTTCAAGTCCAACCAGGGCAACTACCGCCAGTCTGAGGCGTCTCGCCACAGCGCAGAGCGGCTGCGGCGTGACACCATGCGCCTGATCCAGGACAAGGAGCAGCTGACGCGACGCATGCAAGAGAACACCAGCAAGGACATCGGCGAGCGCCTCAACGACATCGCCTTCTGGCGCTCGGAGCTGAGCCATGAGGTGGACAACGTGGCGGGAGAGACCGTGGCGTTGGCCGAGGTCAAGCGGCGGCTGGAGAGGGCCTTGGCTGAGACCGAGCGGCCCCTTCAG GTGTCACAGGAATGTATGTACCACCGCGACAAGCGCATGGCCATCGACCTGGTCCACGACGACGTCGAGAAAGACCTGATTAAG gaagtggaggtCATAAAGTCCTGTCAGACAAGGATGAAGCAACATCTGGAGAGAGCCACGGCCCAGCTAGC GTTGAACCGCGCGGCGCAGCACGAGCTGGAACGAGACCTGAGCGACAAAGTGACGGCGCAGAGGATAGACGGCCGCTGCCATCACCTGAGGAACACGTCAGACGGCATCGGCTTCTTCCGCGGCATTGAACGACTCGACCCCTC GGTCTCACTGCCTGAGTCGTGGTCCAAGTTCACCGACAACAACGTGCTGCGCTCGCAGGGCCAGCGCGCCGCCTCCCGCTCCCGCAAACTGCGCGACGAGATCGAGGCGCTGCTCAACGGCACCTCCAGCGAAATGTGGAGCCAGTTCAACAACGTCAACGTGTCCTTCACCAGCCGCGTGGCACAGACGGCCGACGCCCGCAACAGCCTACAGGCGCACCTCGCCAAG ACCCAGCAAGAGATTTTCCAGACGGAGATGCTCATCGAGTCCCTGAAGAAAGCTCTGCGGGACAAAGACAACCCACTCAAGGTGGCCCAGACCAGATTGGAGGAGCGCACCCGCCGGCCCAATGTGGAGCTCTGCAGGGATAACCCGCATCACAG GCTAGTGGAGGAGATTCGGGAGATCGAAGACACCATCCGCAAGCTGCAGGAGAGGTTGCTAGACGCCGAGAGCAGCCTGCAGTCTCTGCTGAGGACTAAAGTGACGCTGGAGCACGACCTCTCCATCAAGGCCAACTCGCTTTTCCTGGACCAGGAGAAATGCATGAGCATACGCAAGACCTTCCCCAGCGTACCGCGACTCACCGGATACACTTGA